In Candidatus Babeliales bacterium, the DNA window CTTTTTATATAAAAAAGACAAAAATAATGCATTAATATATAATTTCGTAAAAAATTTGATTTTCTTTTCGCTAGCTTTAAGCAAAAATCGACTGCACCAAGTATCCCGAACGGAAGACAAACACCTATAAAACTATAAACGAAAAATTCTTTTGGTAAGAATGAAAACTGTTTTATCCATCGAGATACAGAAGGGAATTTTTTGCGCCATAAATTTTGTGATTCATCATCTTCTATATGATAGCTATCATTTAATAATTTCTTCACTTCTGGATCAAGAAAATCAAAGGTTGCTTTTAACAACCCACATAAATTTTTATTCTGACTAAATATTATTATTGCTAATTTTTGCTGCCAATTTAAATCTTTCCATAAATACAAAAGATTATTTAAAGAATATATTTTGATTTTACCATTAAAAAGCTTGAGCGCTTTTCTTCCAGAAGTATTCAAGTTTACTTTACTAATATTATTGTCATTTTTTCTAATACGAAATACATTAGACGAAGAAACTAAATTAGCTGAGTTTTTAAGATCATAAATTAAAATTGCATCTTCTTGTTCATATAAAAAAAATTCTTCCTGCGAATTTATAACAGATGGTCCGATAGTGCTCAAATACTCTTTTTTAGATTCACCCGTAGCAAGGTTTTTGAAATTCCAACTCAATCCTCCTCTTGCGTTACAAGCAGCTAATAAACTACCATTATCACTAAAAATAGGGTGGTAATATTTTTTAAGTTCTTCATCTTTATAAAAGGAATCATCCAAATTGTTTCTTTCAAATCCTAGCAAACCAGCTTCGTAGTCATGAACAAAGATAAAATTACTATTTTTAGTAACTAAGCCCCAAGGTTTATCAAAAATTTTAAGAATTTTATTGGCTTCTACATTAAAAATTTTCAGATAATGAAAATAATCTCTCATTTCCATTTCTTCATTACCTTTACTAAAAGAAACTACACATAATTTACCATCGTTACTTAAAGAGACCTCGTCTAAATCGGTTCTATAATATATTGTACTTTCTTGATTTCCGTTTTCTTTATTAACTTTGGTAACTTGATTGGTTTGATTATCAAGTATATATTGGTAATATTTTCCATCAATATTTTCTATATTATCAGGAAAAAGAGTTATATTCTTAATGAAATTGCCTGTATTAATATCCCAAATTGCAAGAACATTACCAGCGGCGGGTACACAAATAAAGTTATCATTAACCACTACCCGGTATATCCCTCGCGTCGGCAAAGTAAATAAAGCTTTCCCAGATTTAATATCAAACATAGAACCAATACCATTTTTTACAACAAATGCATGCTTTCCATTATTGCATAGGTGAGCATCGGTAGTTTTTGTTCCAAAGCGCTTAAACATCCCATATATAGATACAATCCAAGGAAACTTCAAGTTGGGTTCAAATTCTGTAATCGTTTTATATTCAAAACTTTCAATTGCTTTTCTATAGGCGTGATTAAAATTAATATTTGTATCAATTTTTTGAGCAGTATCAGCATTAATACTTAAATTACCTGAAAATAATCTATTGTAATTTTCTGGGCTCTTACCATAATTTATAATTGACTTAATACACAAATCACCTAATGAATTAACAGTTTTATTGTCGATAATCTCCATGGAAAAAAGAGAAATCGGAAAAAAAAGAACAACCAAAAATAAATACCATTTTCTAAATTTCATAAAAAAACCCTCATATTATCAATACAAAAATTAGTTATAATGTATCAATTTAGTCCTTGAAAACATAAAATTTTAAGAATTCATTATGAATAAAATAATTTTTTCAGGATTAATCATCACAAGCATATCAACTAACATTGTTTATTCTATGGATCAAGAAAATTTTTTAAATCAATATCAAAAAAATAATGAAAATTTAATTAATGCAGCAAAGGCAAATAATATTGAGCAGGTCAAAAAAATTTTAAATATTTTAATAGAGAAATTACATTCTCAAACAGCTTGCTTAACGGAAGTTTTCTTCTCTGCTATGCATACTGCTGCCGAAAAAAATGACGCCGAAGCTATCCATCTCCTTCTAAAGTCAGATACTCCCGATCGAATAAAAAAAATTAGCACTATCGTAGTTTTTGTAGAAGATTGTATAAATGACTATGTGCCTATTATTGAAACAATTGTAGAACATTATCCTCAATACATAAAATATCCCTGTGACCAAGAATGCTTTCTTTATGCAATACAAAATAACTTTATTAAAATGGTTAAAATAATTTTAAAACATCCACAAGCTAATCCTTTTTTGGATACAATGGACAAAGAAGACTATTATACACCGCTTGAAATAGCCCAAAAAAATAATCATACAAAAATGATTAAAATCTTAAAAAAAGCAGAAAAAAAATATATAAAAAAACTAGAGCACAAAAAAGAAAAAAGAAAAATTACTCTAAAAAAATTGAATACAGAAATTAAGGATTTAAAAAATTTCAGTAATGTTAAAAAGTAAGAGTTTTTTATGAATAAAATATTATATTTTTAGTACCC includes these proteins:
- a CDS encoding ankyrin repeat domain-containing protein, with translation MNKIIFSGLIITSISTNIVYSMDQENFLNQYQKNNENLINAAKANNIEQVKKILNILIEKLHSQTACLTEVFFSAMHTAAEKNDAEAIHLLLKSDTPDRIKKISTIVVFVEDCINDYVPIIETIVEHYPQYIKYPCDQECFLYAIQNNFIKMVKIILKHPQANPFLDTMDKEDYYTPLEIAQKNNHTKMIKILKKAEKKYIKKLEHKKEKRKITLKKLNTEIKDLKNFSNVKK